Proteins encoded in a region of the Elaeis guineensis isolate ETL-2024a chromosome 7, EG11, whole genome shotgun sequence genome:
- the LOC105049252 gene encoding protein arginine N-methyltransferase 5, with amino-acid sequence MPLGQRLGDKSDSRYCGVETEFDYDMPQVLTLNLSGGFDFVMAPLIDPSYRPSSVKKEANGSSVLPVAASDLILGPSQWSSHVVGKISSWIDLDSEDEELRLDSEITLKQEIAWASHLSLQACLLPPPRSASCGNYARCVNQILQGINNMQLWLRVPLEKSELMDDDSVNANNDLQSGRLFDAWELWNSFRLLCEHHTQLCVAVDVLSTLPSVNSLARWFGEPVRAAIIHTNSFLTNARGYPCLSKRHQKLIMGLFNHSVQIVISGSLVHNVPQEGYEDLSSNSHDNHIEDMPGRHLLRPYLDYVAYLYQRIDPLPEQERFELGYRDFLQSPLQPLMDNLEAQTYETFEKDTVKYNQYQRAICKALLDRVPDEEALTTRTVLMVVGAGRGPLVRASLQAAEETGRKLKVYAVEKNPNAVVTLHSLIKLEGWEVMVTIVSSDMRCWDAPEKADILVSELLGSFGDNELSPECLDGAQRFLKPDGISIPSSYTSFIQPVTAAKLYNDVKSHRDLAHYETAYVVKLHRVARLAPSQPLFSFKHPEYSVKKSNQRYKKLRFEIPLDTGSAMVHGFAGYFDATLYKDVHLGIEPSMATPNMFSWFPIFFPLRTPLHVPMGSPIEVHFWRCCAATKVWYEWCVTSPSPSSVHNSNGRSYWVGL; translated from the exons ATGCCGCTCGGGCAGAGGTTGGGAGACAAAAGCGACTCGCGGTACTGCGGAGTGGAGACAGAATTCGACTATGACATGCCTCAGGTCTTGACCCTCAATCTTTCAGGTGGCTTCGATTTCGTCATGGCTCCACTG ATTGATCCTAGTTATAGACCTAGTTCAGTGAAAAAGGAAGCCAATGGAAGTTCAGTTCTTCCTGTTGCAGCATCGGACTTAATTCTTGGCCCCTCACAGTGGAGCAGTCATGTTGTTG GAAAGATTAGCTCATGGATTGACTTAGAttcagaagatgaagaacttCGGCTGGATTCTGAAATTACTTTGAAGCAagagattgcatgggcatcacaTCTCTCCTTGCAG GCTTGTCTTCTTCCTCCACCTAGGAGTGCTTCTTGTGGTAATTATGCAAGATGCGTGAATCAGATCTTGCAAGGTATAAACAATATGCAG TTGTGGCTTAGGGTACCATTGGAGAAGTCTGAACTCATGGATGATGATTCTGTGAATGCTAACAATGATCTTCAA AGTGGAAGATTGTTTGATGCATGGGAATTGTGGAATTCATTTCGATTGCTATGTGAGCATCACACTCAGCTGTGCGTAGCTGTTGATGTTTT GAGTACACTGCCATCTGTTAACTCTCTTGCACGTTGGTTCGGGGAGCCAGTTCGAGCGGCCATAATTCATACCAAT TCCTTCTTAACAAATGCGAGAGGATACCCTTGTCTATCTAAGCGACATCAGAAATTGATTATGGGGCTTTTTAATCATTCTGTTCAG ATAGTAATTTCTGGGAGCTTGGTTCATAATGTACCTCAGGAAGGTTATGAAGATTTGTCTTCTAACAGTCATGATAATCATATTGAAG ACATGCCTGGCCGGCATCTGTTGAGGCCTTACCTGGATTATGTTGCATACCTATACCAAAGGATTGATCCGCTGCCTGAGCAAGAGCGTTTTGAG CTCGGTTACAGGGATTTCTTGCAGTCTCCTTTACAG CCTCTTATGGATAATCTGGAGGCCCAAACTTATGAGACATTTGAGAAAGACACAGTTAAATATAACCAG TACCAAAGAGCAATTTGTAAAGCTTTGCTTGACAGAGTCCCAGATGAGGAAGCTTTAACAACGAGGACG GTACTAATGGTGGTAGGAGCTGGACGAGGACCATTAGTGAGAGCATCTTTGCAG GCAGCGGAAGAAACAGGTCGCAAGTTGAAAGTTTATGCTGTGGAGAAGAATCCAAATGCTGTGGTGACACTGCAT AGCCTGATTAAATTGGAAGGCTGGGAGGTCATGGTCACCATAGTTTCAAGTGACATGCGTTGCTGGGATGCCCCTGAGAAAGCGGATATCTTG GTGAGTGAGTTGCTGGGTTCCTTTGGTGACAATGAACTTTCTCCCGAGTGTCTTGATGGAGCACAAAGATTTTTAAAACCAGATGGCATTTCTATTCCATCGTC ATATACAAGTTTTATTCAGCCGGTAACAGCAGCAAAGTTGTACAATGAT GTTAAATCACACAGAGATCTTGCACATTATGAAACTGCATACGTGGTCAAATTACACAGAGTAGCAAGGCTTGCTCCTTCTCAACCT TTGTTCTCATTTAAACATCCGGAATATTCCGTAAAGAAGAGCAACCAGAGGTACAAAAAGCTGCGTTTTGAGATACCCTTGGATACAGGATCAGCTATGGTGCACG GGTTTGCTGGTTATTTTGATGCTACCTTATATAAAGATGTTCATCTCGGTATCGAACCATCTATGGCTACACCAAATATGTTTAGCTG GTTCCCAATCTTTTTCCCGCTACGGACGCCTCTGCATGTGCCTATGGGATCTCCCATAGAAGTCCACTTTTGGCGATGCTGTGCTGCTACAAAG GTCTGGTATGAGTGGTGCGTGACATCACCTTCTCCATCATCTGTTCACAACAGCAATGGCCGTTCTTACTGGGTAGGACTGTAA